Within Ipomoea triloba cultivar NCNSP0323 chromosome 9, ASM357664v1, the genomic segment CCAATTTGTGGTGGAATTGTACCTGAGAAGTTGTTCATAGCTAGAGAAAGCATACTTAGATTTGTCATATTCCAAAGTGAAGAAGGTATAGGCCCAGAAAAAAAGTTGCTTTTTAGACCAATCGATACCAAATTCTTCAACTTCCCAATCTGGAGTGGAATGACACCTGAGAAGTTGTTCCACCCTAGATAAAGCTCATTCAGATTTCTCAGCCCACTAATTTCATGAGGTATAGACCCATAGAAATTGTTATAAGATAGGTCAAGAATTCTAAGATTTGAAAGCTTGGTTAAATTTGTTGGAAACCGGCCTTGAATTTGATTTccaaaacaaatgaaatactGAAGGTTGGTGAGATTGGAGTACATTGATTCAGGGAACTGGCCACTGAAAGAGTTCCAAGATATATTGAAGTATTCAAGGTTGTGGAGGTGGCTAATTTGGTCCGGAATAGTACTATTGAGATTGTTTACACCAAGGTTCAAATACCGGAGCTTTGTTAACATTGTAATCCCTAATGGCATAGAAGTTTGAAATCCGTTATAACTAAGGTCTAAGACGGTGAGTTTAGAGAGATTAGCAATAGCTGATGGAATTGACCCGAAAAAACTGTTGTTAGAAAGAACAAAATGGGTGAGCTTTGGAAAGGAAATGAAATCAAAGTGATCAAGCGTACCTGTGAGACGATTAGAATAATCTCTCACGTTTATCTCGGAAACATATGTAGTTGCAGTAGTAGCATTACAAGTGATGCCTGTCCAGTTGTTACATAAGTTTTTGAGGTTGGAATGGGACCATGAATCGAGAACACCATCAGTATTGAACAAGGTTTTCTTCCACTGAAGGAGGGCTCTTCCCTCTACACTTTCTAACGCTTCTTGCATCTCTAGTAGTAATGAAagggaaagaagaagaataataagaagaaaagaaggcactcgagaagaagaagaagtgacCATCATCATTTTTCTATCTAATTGAGCTTgctagctagcttagcttcAATTCATGTATGAGCTGCTTATTAGCTTTAAAAGAAGTGATCGAAAATCAAGTCAAAGTGCTAAAACCACTGTCTTCTCCTTGGATGGCTCCTTCCTAGCTTCTTCAGAtatattattttccttcttttttacttaaaaaaaataaagttgcatgCCAATTCAAAGTTGATCAATTCCTTCTTCTCCGCTTAGAAATCAAGTTGCCAAGTTGCCAAAGGTGtgaattgaattaatataatggcgctggtttttattttattttattttattttggaagGAGGTATTAACTATGATGTATGCCATGCACGCGAaaggaaattaatatattaaaagtaggGTCAAATATGCTCTTGATTATCTATATAGTGTGATGAAACTATTGTTCAACTTTCAATTTGGTACTAcaattaaattgtaattataaaacaagtacaatatttaaatatatatcatCTCTATCTAGAAACTTCCTGGTTAAAAAAATCTTTAGGCGCTCGGGGGCTTCTATATATGCACGTGAGccacaatataattatatttttaacaacaaaaaattcataaaacaCAATCTACAATTTCCAATATGGGTGTATTATTTGTACATGCATCAGACGAAAACACAAAAGAAATTTTATTGATTACAACATtagatgaaattaaaataagcaCTCGTACAAGTTCAAAATGAAAACCCCAAATCAAATGAAAACCAAAGCTCATCTCTGCCCCTTTCACTACTTCTTATTCCTAAGTGTCCTAACTGGTGCCACTAACCTTACAAACCATTTTGGTCTTCCATACAAAAATGCAAGATATCCCACAAAAATACCAAATGGCatgcaactgcagtatcctatAACAACACTTCGCCACCCAAATCCGCCCTCAAAATTTCCTGAATCCTCCTCTCCATTTGGTGCTGGTGTTTGGGGTTGTGACCGATTATTGCTGCCTTGACATTGTATCGTCAATGGGAATCCACACAGAGCTGTGTTTCCCAAATAAGAGTCATTGTTGAAAGTGTTAAATTGCGGGCCGTGTGGAATAGGACCAACGAGATGATTATAGGAGAGGTTTAGTACAGCTAGAAATGTCAACGTTGCAAGCTGTTCAGGAATTTTACCCACTAGTTGGTTCGATGACAGATCAAGCGCCTCAAGATTAGATAAATTTCCTAACCATGATGGAATATTTCCGATCAATTGGTTATGGGATAAATTCAAAAACCTGATGTAGTGTAGCTTTCCTATAGATTCTGGAATCTCCCCATGAAAGTGGTTATTGGAGAAATCAAGAAATCTAAACAAATGGTAGGTCTGCACTGGATGCTCCGTCGTTTTCAACACAAGGTCTATATAATCATCTGGGGAGAGCATTATGTAATCATCAGTAGCACTTTCATTCTGCATCCATTCAAAATTCTCCAAGTAATACCTTGGCAAAGCACCTGTGAACTCGTTGTGGGAGATATCAAATATACGCATCTTTGGGAATGGGCATTTAGTGTTGGAAGTGCCTACTGTGCCATAAAATCGATTAGATCTCAAGATAAGTACCTCCAAATGAGATAGAACAtccaaccaatgtgggaaaGAACCAACCAACTTGTTGTTTCCAACATCTAAAACCTCAAGGATGCTACAATTTAGTAGGCCTCGAGGCAATGGCCCTCCCAAGTGATTTCCCTTCAAATTGATAAACTTTAAGTTGTTTTTCTCTGCAAATTCTCCAGGAATAGTTCCCTCAAATTTGTTTCGTGAAAAATCCACAAACCAAAGGTTTTTGCTGAAGTTCCATAAACTTTGAGGTAGTGGACCTCGCAAATTGTTTCTAGACAGATCAAGAACTCCCAGAGAGTTGAAATTGCATAACAATAATGACTCTAGGGTGGTACTTAGATTGTTGTGAGCAAGTAACAAGTTAATCAGATTTGTCAGATTTCCAAATGCAGAAGGCATAGGCCCAGAAAAATGGTTGCTTTCAAGACAAAGTTTCTCCAAGTTGTTCAGATTTCCAATTTGTGGTGGAATGGCACCCCAGAAGTTATTCCGACCAAGATCAAGGTCTATTAAATTTGTCAGTCGACTAACTTCTTGAGGTATAATGCCATAGAAGTGGTTATCATATAGCTCAATTATCTTAAGCATTGAAAGGCTGGTAAAATTGGTTGGAAAAGGGccttgaaaaaaatttaatctacAATGGAAAGACTGAAGCTTGCTTAGATTTGAGAATATTGATTCTGAAAGTTGGCCACCGAAAAGATTAAATGATATATCGAGGTGTTGAAGGTTGTGAAGATGACTGATCTGATTGGGAATAGTGCCATTGAGATTGTTTCCATCGAGGTTCAAATATCGGAGTCTTGTTAACTTTGTAATCCCTAGTGGTATACTAGATTCAAAATAGTTTAGACTAAGGTCCAAGAATGTGAGTTTGGTGAGGTTAGCAATAGCAGATGGAATTGATCCACTGAAACTATTATTAGAGAGGACTAAATGGCTAAGATTCGGGAATGAAACAAAACCAAAGTTGTGAAGGGTACCTGTGAGGTTGAAATTATAACCACTCAAGTTCATCTTAGAAACATACTTCGCAGTATTACAAGTGATACCTGTCCAATTACAAATGTTTTTGAAGTTGGAAAGGGACCATGAATCAAGAACACCATCAGTATTGGATAAGGTTTCCTTCCACTGAAGGAGGGCTCTTCCCTCTGCTCTTTCTAAAGCTTGCATCTGTAATGGAAGGGAAAAaataacaagaagaagaagaaaagaagtgAGCTGCATGACCAATATCTTTCTAGCTAGTACGAGTTTGGCTGTGTTCTTTCTTGTGGTTGGTTTGAAGTAAGATTGATGATAAGCAAGTAGTATGTGCATTTTATAGTGTAATTTTCTACTAAATTATATTCCTTTTGATTtcaaagaaagggaaaaagagCTAAAACCTTTTCCCACGTCTACTTCAAGGATATGATGTAATTCAATCAAGTAGCAGACTCAAGTTTATTCTCATCTTATAGTGTAATTTTCTactaaattatatttcttttgatttcaaaaaaagggaaaaagagcTAAAACCTTTCCCCACGTCTACTCCAaggatatgatatgatgtaaTTCACTCAAGTACGCTCAAACTTACTCTGTAGGTAGTTTAAGCTCGAACCCGCTCCTTCCCATATGAGGtacaaccgggtgccactaactCAAAGTTTCActcaaagaagaagaaaagaattgaGCTGCATGATCAATATGTTTCTAGCTAGCACGTGTTTGGCTGTGTTCTTTCTTGTGGTTGGTTTGAAGTTTGATGATAAACAAGTAGTACGTGCATTTTATAGTGTAAATTGATGTAATTCATTCAAGTGCATTTTATAGTGTAAATTGATGTAATTCATTCAAGTAGACTCAAGTTTACTCCAGGGATATGACCACTCAAGTAGTCAAGTACTCAAGTAGTTTACTCAGTATGTAGTTAAAATTCATAAAGTCTCACTccattaaataaattgaagtcCAAGTTTGACTTAGCTCTGCTCAAATAGGCTTAGTaaattaaggtttttttttgttttgttttgtttttttttttttttcgatccCCATctttttggcaaaaaaaaagtataataaaaaatattttgcatacaatcaaatatcataacaaaatttaatattatatcttaattacgatcattttataattaaattttacacTGACAGAATGCGGGATATTAAgaggaaaaaataatacaatataattataataaagggTAATAAGTAGGTAAAATcgtaagaaaaaaagaagaagaaaaagaattgcAAATTTTATAATGTAGAAGTAGGACTTACTTTTGAAACAATTAAAAGTGATAAAATATTGCATAAATAAAGATAgtcttactatatatatgtaaactTGTGTACTCAAtctgtttcattttatgtgATTGTTTCAATTAACGAgacttgattgaaattatttataatttgcctttttataatattatgtttggtattaatatataaaatttatatatttagaaacttcattaaatatattattaattataaaaaattaaaaaaaaaatttggaaaCCAACAAAACCGAATATATTAACTTAGCTTCAAAAACAAGGGAGGAGAGAGCCTCCAAACAAAATGGGTGATAGCCGCCCCTTCAATCCTTCATCCTTAGCTAAAGAATGGGCTACCCGGTTggaccaattaatattaaacaatatatgTCAAATGAGATAGAGTTAGTAATATGCTTGATTGATATATCTAGAATGAGTAAATTTTGTGTGAAACTGTGCCCATTAAAATGTAATCTTTTTCTATGGActaataaaaagtattatatactacattttaaataaaaaatattacaaatttcagAGTGTATTACACACTTTTCATTTAAGGTTATCGATTAGTTGAAACTAGCAGTTGACTTGTTTCAACCATTTTAAGACATCCACAAAAAATTATAGTCACTATTTCCAATCATTTCATTAAACAAGATAGAAAAACACTAATCACCATCAACTATGGGTATTCGCGTCGTCAACCGTTTTTTTAcccaaattatactgtgcaccatgatccacaatgcattgtccaccatggtcatgattgatagtgcagttgtgttgaaaggaaactgcagttgcatgGAACaaaggtcgttcatccgttcaacacaactgcaatatcagttcaacacaactgtagttccagacggatgaaacgacctcgttctgcgcaactgcagttccctttcaacataactgcactatcaatttaacacaactgcagtatatgacccatggtccacggtataaccaCTGGTTTTTGTAGGTTTTCATTCATGGGTAGTACGAAGTAGTTTATATCTCCATTATTGAGAACGGTGCAGCTAGTACGTACGTACAATGAAATAACTCCTGTCTGTGCATGTGTAGTCGAGTGGGGCATGGCAACTCATTTCCATGCAATTACTCCTGTATGTGTGTAGTTGAGTGGGGCACGGCAACTCATTTCCATGCAATTACTCCTTGGGGTCCCTAGCTCCGAGGCGAGAGGTCGGATCGTTTGCACCCCAA encodes:
- the LOC116030588 gene encoding receptor-like protein 12; this translates as MQLTSFLLLLVIFSLPLQMQALERAEGRALLQWKETLSNTDGVLDSWSLSNFKNICNWTGITCNTAKYVSKMNLSGYNFNLTGTLHNFGFVSFPNLSHLVLSNNSFSGSIPSAIANLTKLTFLDLSLNYFESSIPLGITKLTRLRYLNLDGNNLNGTIPNQISHLHNLQHLDISFNLFGGQLSESIFSNLSKLQSFHCRLNFFQGPFPTNFTSLSMLKIIELYDNHFYGIIPQEVSRLTNLIDLDLGRNNFWGAIPPQIGNLNNLEKLCLESNHFSGPMPSAFGNLTNLINLLLAHNNLSTTLESLLLCNFNSLGVLDLSRNNLRGPLPQSLWNFSKNLWFVDFSRNKFEGTIPGEFAEKNNLKFINLKGNHLGGPLPRGLLNCSILEVLDVGNNKLVGSFPHWLDVLSHLEVLILRSNRFYGTVGTSNTKCPFPKMRIFDISHNEFTGALPRYYLENFEWMQNESATDDYIMLSPDDYIDLVLKTTEHPVQTYHLFRFLDFSNNHFHGEIPESIGKLHYIRFLNLSHNQLIGNIPSWLGNLSNLEALDLSSNQLVGKIPEQLATLTFLAVLNLSYNHLVGPIPHGPQFNTFNNDSYLGNTALCGFPLTIQCQGSNNRSQPQTPAPNGEEDSGNFEGGFGWRSVVIGYCSCMPFGIFVGYLAFLYGRPKWFVRLVAPVRTLRNKK